A portion of the Panulirus ornatus isolate Po-2019 chromosome 43, ASM3632096v1, whole genome shotgun sequence genome contains these proteins:
- the LOC139762312 gene encoding uncharacterized protein yields MEFHLGRKFPGMDDQLPIYFWTKQAQQFHTQQLQAQQIQVQQLQVEQVPQVQQVQQVQQVQIQHVHSEPTDGNKYACLECGKTYSKRSNLEYHKKTHTGEKPFRCGVCGKAFANNRNLVVHTRIHTGERPYECQECGKAFTQRSMLTVHLRIHTGERPYLCSECGKTFYQSDHLTKHRRIHTGEKPYSCDECGKAFSDSSALRQHIKRHQEVGPFSCECCEEIFDKKVSFDLHMMEHKGIKPEECDVCGKQFPTKGLLTNHRRTHFKEKAFKCELCDEEFMRLVTLKKHVKYAHGHGTSGRVPPIYDDRPIRKPYGESRPFKCDECDMTFTTNGKFLSHQQTHRPNKQYKCDDCGMCFAKSYTLQVHRQMHTSISSVIQPSSITAVTNIASVMPVLTIPASVNVPQTSSKITAYVKVPQHPIAVKREPRYDDPLAVATAAAQVTPDLVESLTSSEQHQPYNYHYSAQGKTMYTTKFRK; encoded by the coding sequence ATGGAGTTCCACTTAGGCAGGAAGTTCCCAGGTATGGATGATCAACTTCCTATATACTTTTGGACCAAACAGGCCCAACAGTTTCATACCCAGCAGCTGCAGGCTCAACAGATACAAGTACAGCAGTTGCAGGTTGAGCAGGTGCCACAGGTCCAGCAAGTTCAGCAAGTACAGCAAGTTCAAATACAGCATGTTCACTCAGAGCCTACAGATGGTAACAAGTATGCATGTTTGGAATGTGGCAAGACATACTCAAAACGAAGCAACTTGGAGTACCACAAGAAAACACATACAGGGGAGAAACCCTTTCGATGTGGAGTATGTGGAAAAGCTTTTGCAAACAATCGTAATCTTGTGGTTCATACACGAATTCATACCGGTGAAAGACCTTATGAATGTCAGGAATGTGGGAAAGCCTTTACTCAAAGAAGTATGCTCACAGTTCACCTCAGAATTCATACTGGAGAGCGACCATATTTGTGCAGTGAGTGTGGAAAGACATTTTACCAAAGTGATCACCTTACCAAACACCGTAGGATTCATACAGGGGAGAAGCCCTATTCTTGTGATGAGTGTGGGAAAGCTTTTTCTGATAGCAGTGCTCTGAGACAGCATATAAAGAGACATCAAGAAGTGGGACCATTTAGCTGTGAATGTTGTGAAGAAATATTTGATAAGAAAGTCTCATTTGATTTACACATGATGGAGCATAAGGGCATAAAACCAGAAGAATGTGATGTCTGTGGCAAGCAGTTTCCCACAAAAGGACTTCTAACAAATCACAGGAGGACTCACTTTAAGGAAAAAGCTTTTAAGTGTGAGCTTTGTGATGAGGAATTTATGAGGTTAGTAACCTTAAAAAAGCATGTCAAGTATGCGCATGGCCATGGTACATCAGGTAGAGTTCCCCCAATTTATGATGACAGACCGATTAGAAAGCCTTATGGAGAGTCCAGACCATTTAAGTGTGATGAATGTGACATGACTTTCACCACAAATGGTAAATTTCTctctcatcagcaaacacatcGTCCAAATAAACAGTATAAATGTGATGACTGTGGTATGTGTTTTGCTAAGAGCTACACTCTACAAGTTCATAGACAAATGCACACTAGCATTTCTTCTGTTATTCAACCTTCATCTATCACAGCTGTGACTAATATTGCCTCTGTTATGCCTGTGTTAACTATACCAGCCTCTGTGAATGTTCCACAAACATCCAGCAAGATAACAGCATATGTCAAAGTTCCACAGCATCCAATAGCTGTCAAACGTGAACCTCGATATGATGATCCTCTGGCTGTAGCAACTGCAGCTGCTCAAGTGACACCAGACCTTGTTGAGAGTTTAACCTCATCAGAGCAACATCAGCCTTACAATTATCACTACTCTGCCCAGGGAAAGACAATGTACACTACAAAGTTTCGCAAGTAA